The Desulfovibrio fairfieldensis sequence GGTGAGTTTTTGCGGCAGCGCCATCCGGCCGCCGTCCACAGTGCTGCTGATGCAATGCGTGCGGGGAGACAACGGCGCGGTGACCTCGCTCATCAACAGCGGAGCCCTGCTCTGCGGCAGCCTGTCCATGCTGCTCTGTTCCCTGCCGTTCTGGAGCGGGCCGGTGACCGCCGCGGGCGGCATCTCCTGCCTGGTGGCAGGGGCGGCCTTTCTGGGCTGGCTGCGGCTGGCGCGGCGTTTCTCGTAATGGAACCGTTCACGCAGGGAATGCGTCAACTGCGCATATATTCTCATAGATGAAACATAGATGTGGACGTTGCGCGGCCCCGGCCCGGATCGGCGGCGCGCCGTCCGGGAGAGGAACTCATGCCTGACGTGCCGATTCTTGAAACAGAGCGCCTTGTCCTGAGGGATTTTGCGGCGGACGACGGCCCCGCGCTGTTCCGGATTATGAGCGACAGGGAAACCAACGTCTTTCTGCCCATGTTTCCACTGGAGCGGCCAGAGGAAGCGGCCGCTCTTCTGTGCGCGGGCAGTGTATGGAGAGGGGCGGCGGCGCGCTGTTGGGCCGTCTGCCCGAAATCCGCAGGCACGCCCGTAGGCTATGTGCGGGTGGCCGCGGATGCAAGTCATGATCTTGGCTACGCCCTGCGGCGGGAGTTCTGGGGCCGGGGCTTCATGACGGAAGCCTGCCGGGCCGTGCTGGGGGCACTGCGTCGGGAGGGGACGCCCTATGTCACGGCCACGCATGACGTGAATAACCCCGCCAGCGGCGCGGTTATGAAAAAGATCGGCATGACCTATTGTTACTCCTATCGCGAGCGCTGGCAGCCCAAGGACATCCGGGTCATTTTCCGCATGTGGCAGGTGAACCTGGACGGAAGAGATGAGCGGATTTTCAGAAAATACTGGGACAATGCGTCTGTCCGTTTTGTGGAACAGGATGTTTGACGGGGGTCGGCCGGGGTGTGGCCGCTTACCGGTTCCGGGGCACGGCGTCCCGGCGCAGCACAAAGAGCCGCGCGGCCAGGGCTTCCAGCACGCGTGCCGGAGTGACGCCGTACTGGAGCATATCCTGGGCTTCGGCCAGCCAGCGGCAGCATACGGCCCGGCCGCGCGCGTCCAGATCGGCCAGGAGCATATCCAGCGGGCTCTCGGCCTCGTCGGCCAGTACGCGGCTCAGGGATTTTTGTCCGGCCAGGAGCAGGCGGCCCGCCAGGGCCGCGTCCATGGCCCCACGGGCTGAAACCTTGTCCAGAAAGCCCTGCCCGTCGCGCAGAAAAACGACCAGAGCTTCTTCCCAAGGAGCCAGAGCTGTATCCCGCGCCCGGCTGTCCGGCCAGGGCAGCGTCAGGCAGAAGGAACGGGAAACCAGGGTGGGCAGGAGCTGTTCCCGCTGCGGGGCCAGGAGCACGAAAACAGTGGTGGGCGAGGGTTCTTCCAGGGCTTTGAGCAGGGCGTTGGCCGCCTCGTCGCGGTTCAGGCTCAAGCCCATGAGCAGGACCACCCGGCGGCCCTGACCGTGGGGCGCGTCGCGCAGACGGCTTTTCAGCTCACGTACCCGCTGCATGTTGAAGGCCCGCACCAGACCGGGATTTTCCTCATCCTCGCGGTTGCTGATGCGGCCGTCATAGGCCGCCAAATCCAGATATTCGCCCGAGGCGATCTGCAGGCAGACCGGGCAGGCCAGACAGGGCGCGCCGTTTTCGGCGTGCGCGGCCTGAGGGCAGTTGCAGCGCGCGGCCCAGTAGCGGGCCAGATCCAGGCGCTGCTCCTCGCTGCCGCCTTCCAGCAGCAGAACCTGGGGCGGGGCTTGGCCCAGACGGTCCAGCACGGCCTTGAGGCGGTCAAAGGCCGGGTCCGCCACAGCGGGGAGCAGGCTTGCGTTCATGGCTGCCGCGCGGCGCGCGTTCAGCGCACGATGGTCTGGCGGCGGTCCGCGCCCACGGAAATCATGGAGACCTTCACGCCGCTGAGTTCCTCAATACGCCGGATATAGCCCTGCACAGTGCCCGGCAATTCCTCAAACGCGGTACATTCGGAAATGTCATCCTCAAAGCCGGGCAGTTCCTCATACACGGGCGTCACCCGGCCCAGCGCGCCTTCTTCCTGCGGCAGGTATTCCAGGCGCTTGCCGTCCAACTCGTAGGCCACGCAGATCTGCAGGGCGGGCAGATTCTGGAGCACGTCCAGCTTGGTCAGCGCGATATCCGTGAGGCCGTTGAGGCGCACGGTTTCGCGCAGCACCACGGCGTCCAGCCAGCCGCAACGGCGGGGGCGGCCCGTGGTGGCCCCGAATTCATGTCCCTTGGTGCGCAGGTAGCTGCCGGTGTCGTCCAGCAGTTCGGTGGGGAAGGGGCCGGAACCCACGCGGGTGGTGTAGGCCTTGACGATGCCCACGATGCGGTTCAGCGTACCGGGTGCCACGCCGCTGCCCGCCGCCGCGTTGCCCGCCACGGTGTTGGAGGAGGTCACAAAGGGGTAGGTGCCGTGGTCGATGTCCAGATGGATGCCCTGGGCGCCCTCGAAGAGCACGTTCTGTCCTGCCAGCATGGTCTCATGGATGCGGGCGTCCACATCCGTGAGATAGGGCAGCAGGCGCGGGGCCAAGCCCAGCAGTTCGTCGCAGACCGCGTTTTCGTCCAGGGGCTCGAATTTGTAGAGATCGCGCAGCAGGACGTTTTTTTCCAGCAGGGCGTGGCGTACTTTTTCGCGCACTAGGCCGGGATCGGCCAAATCCCCGGCGCGCAGGCCCACGCGGGCGGCCTTGTCCTCGTAGCAGGGGCCGATGCCCCGGCCCGTGGTGCCGATCTTGTGCCCGGCGCGCTTGGCTTCGCGGGCTTTGTCCAGGCTTTTGTGGTAGGGCATGATCAGATGGGTCTTTTTGCTGATGCCCAGGCGCGTGGGAGCCACGTCAATGCCGCGGGCCGCCAGATGGTCCACCTCGCTGAGAAAGACCGCCGGGTCCAGTACCACGCCGTTGCCGATCAGACAGATTTTGCCGTCGTGCAGGATGCCGGAAGGGATGAGGTGCAGGATGGTCTCCTCGCCCTTGACCTTGATGGTGTGCCCGGCATTGTTGCCGCCCTGAAAGCGGACGATGACCTGGCTCTGGGCGCTGAGCATGTCCACAATCTTGCCCTTGCCCTCGTCGCCCCACTGCGCGCCGATGATGACCGTGTTCGCCATTGTTTCACCTGCCTGAAATCCGCCTGCGGCGGTCTGGTTGTAAAATGGGCGTCACGTGCAACAAGAGCGGATCGGCGCTGGAAAGCCGGGCCGCTCGCAGGCGTCCGCGCAAGGGCGGACACAACACGCAAAACCGTAATGATACCTATCCCGGATGGCAAGGCAAGTCAAATGGCGTTTTTTGCGTGGAAACCGACCGGAAGGCGGCCCGTGGGCGAAGTAGCGAGCCTTATGGGTATCGAGAGCAGAGTTGTACTTAAGTACGTGAGCAGTAAAAAGCGCCGGCTTTGAAGGATAATTCCGGCAAATAAGAAGCCAGCAAAAGCCACAATAAGTTGCGTCTGCCCTGCGGTCGTCCCGCTACCCCGCCGGACGGGCCGCCTGCCGCATTTCCTTGACCATGGCCAACACGTCGTAGATATTGTCTATCTTGCTGCCCAGCACCACGGAGAGCCCCGGCAGGCCGTAGTCCGTCCTGAAGAGGATGGGTCGCCCATCGTCATCCTCGTTGCGCAACAGTACCGTCTTGATCTCGAATAGGGAGCGCACATGGCGCACGCCCCTGAGCGCTGGCAGATAGCGCAGGGCGTCGTTGCGCATGTGTATGAAATTGCTGGGCGGCGGGCTGTCCGCCAAGGAGTAGGGGTCCGCGTCGCGCTCCCCGTCCAGCCACTTCTGGTGGGGAGTATAGCGCACATGGGTCAGGGAGTGCAGGCCCGCGCTGGGATAGGGCATGACCGAGAAAAAAGGGCCGTCCATGATGGTGACGCCCAGGCCGTGCAATGCTTCCGGCACTTCCACCAGGCAGATTTCCGTGAGTTCGTGTTTCAGGGCCAGCAGGGGCAGGCCTGAGGCCCGCAGCAGGTGGTTCAGACGCGTATAGGTGCAGTTGAAGACCGCCGGAGCCGCATATGCGGCTCCGGCCTCGTCCAGGCAGACGAGGCCGGAGCCTTCCGGTTTATTGGCGATCACGGCCCGCACGTCGTAGCCGTAAAGTACGCGCACTCCGGCGCTGTTCAAGCGGTCGCGTAGCAATTCCCGCAGGATGTCGCAGTCAAAGGCATATTCGCGTACCTCAAAGAGGGCCTCGATGAAATCTGGGTCGAAAAGCGCGGCATAGCGCGGCGCGGCGGGCCGGATCTGGGCCTTCATATCTGTATACATACGGAAAAAGCGCCGCGCGGTGACCTTTGAGCCGTGCCGTGCTACGGCATATAGCTTGGTGAAATCGTCCACGATGGCCTTGCGGAATTCCAGGGTGAAACGGGGGAAGTTGATCAGCGAACGGCAGGCCGTCAGAAAGTTGCGGGGGTAGTGAAAGCCCGCGTGCACGCGGGCTTGGTTCAGGGCCGAGGCCCGGGTCATCAGATCAGGCGCGCGCTCCAGAATCGTGACTTTCGTGTGCCGATCGGCCAGTAATAGAGCCAGACAGCAGCCATAGAAGCCGCCGCCGATGATCAGCACATCCGTTGTTTCCGGCGCGTTCATGACTGCACAATATTCTTTGTGTCGTCCATGCCTTCAAACAGGCAGGAGGAATCCACATCCTCGGCGATGTAATACAGGGGGCTTTTTTTCGTTTCTTTAAAAATGACGGAAAGGTACTCACACATGACCGCCAGGATAAGAAAAAGCGTCATGAACATGAAGGATGTGGTCAGAGAAAGGGACGTCCAGCCCTTGGCTACGCTTTCTTCGAACAGCCAGGAACCCAGGGAAAAAACGATGTACAGAAAATTCACGAGGCTGACCGTTAGGGAAAGCCCGGCGCAGGCGTGCAGAAGTGCGTCGGAGGTAGCGATGATGCGTTCCACACCGGAACCTATTCGCCAGAGCAGACAGCGGGGCCGGGGCGCCGGGGCGTCGCAGAAAACGGTTTTCTGGCGGTGCCCCGCCTGGCTTTCCCTGTATTTCAGAAAGGTAATTCTATCTTTGTTGTTGATCAGGGCGTTGATTACATTTCTGTTCATGCAGCCCGCGCTGCTCAGGCCGCCGTCGATGTCCTGACCGGTAAGTACCCGGATACAGCGGTAAAAGGCGGCGGAGGCCCAGCGATGCAGGAGGGGTTCCCCGACGCTGCGCTTGAGGCGCGCGATGTCGTAACCTTCGTCCGTACAGGCGCGCAGGAGCGGGGCCAGGGCGGGCAGATACAGGTCCCGCAGATCCAGTAGGAGGGCGTAGTCGCCGATGCAGTGCTCCAGCCCGACGCGGAAGACCACGTCCAGAGGCTGGGCTTCGGCCAGCGAGATCAACCGTATGCCCTTCCGCTTCCGCATGACCCGCTTGACCGTGTCCGCCGAACCGTCGCGCCCGGCGTTGTCGATGATCAGCACTTCATAAAAGCGCGCGAGCCTGGCAACTTCGTCCATCAGACCCGTAAGGCGGCTTTCCAGACCGTCGTGGCAGTCGTCGCAGACGCAGATAACGGAAATGAGACTGTTGGTCATATGCGCTCCGGTCTGTTGCGTATGGTTTTTCGCAGCCGTTTTTCCCAGGCAAGGACAGCTATTGCCCGCAGATAGTGGCAGGCCAGCGGGATGACTTTGACCTTCGATTCCTTGTCGTCCGTCCAACTGACCGGGATTTCCCGCAGGTGCATCTGGTTCCATTCCGCACGTACCAGCAGTTCCGCGCTGAAAAACCAGCCGTCATTGGCCAGCCCGCGTGCTGTCAGCAGGGTAAAGACCTCTTTTTTCATGAACTGGAAGCCGCACATGCCGTCCGTGAAGCGTACGCCCAATGCCGTCTTGAGAACGGCATTGAACGCGCGGGAGGTGAAGCCGCGCAGTAGGCTGCGCCCCACCACCCGTGCGCCCGGCAGCAGGCGCGAGCCGTTGACCAGATCGGCAGTGCCCTGTTCCAGCAGCGTCCAAGCTTCGGGCACATGGCGCAGATCCGTGGAAAGGTCAAGATCCATACAGGCCACATAGGGCGCGGGGGAGG is a genomic window containing:
- a CDS encoding GNAT family N-acetyltransferase produces the protein MPDVPILETERLVLRDFAADDGPALFRIMSDRETNVFLPMFPLERPEEAAALLCAGSVWRGAAARCWAVCPKSAGTPVGYVRVAADASHDLGYALRREFWGRGFMTEACRAVLGALRREGTPYVTATHDVNNPASGAVMKKIGMTYCYSYRERWQPKDIRVIFRMWQVNLDGRDERIFRKYWDNASVRFVEQDV
- a CDS encoding glycosyltransferase, whose translation is MTNSLISVICVCDDCHDGLESRLTGLMDEVARLARFYEVLIIDNAGRDGSADTVKRVMRKRKGIRLISLAEAQPLDVVFRVGLEHCIGDYALLLDLRDLYLPALAPLLRACTDEGYDIARLKRSVGEPLLHRWASAAFYRCIRVLTGQDIDGGLSSAGCMNRNVINALINNKDRITFLKYRESQAGHRQKTVFCDAPAPRPRCLLWRIGSGVERIIATSDALLHACAGLSLTVSLVNFLYIVFSLGSWLFEESVAKGWTSLSLTTSFMFMTLFLILAVMCEYLSVIFKETKKSPLYYIAEDVDSSCLFEGMDDTKNIVQS
- a CDS encoding adenylosuccinate synthase — its product is MANTVIIGAQWGDEGKGKIVDMLSAQSQVIVRFQGGNNAGHTIKVKGEETILHLIPSGILHDGKICLIGNGVVLDPAVFLSEVDHLAARGIDVAPTRLGISKKTHLIMPYHKSLDKAREAKRAGHKIGTTGRGIGPCYEDKAARVGLRAGDLADPGLVREKVRHALLEKNVLLRDLYKFEPLDENAVCDELLGLAPRLLPYLTDVDARIHETMLAGQNVLFEGAQGIHLDIDHGTYPFVTSSNTVAGNAAAGSGVAPGTLNRIVGIVKAYTTRVGSGPFPTELLDDTGSYLRTKGHEFGATTGRPRRCGWLDAVVLRETVRLNGLTDIALTKLDVLQNLPALQICVAYELDGKRLEYLPQEEGALGRVTPVYEELPGFEDDISECTAFEELPGTVQGYIRRIEELSGVKVSMISVGADRRQTIVR
- a CDS encoding glycosyltransferase — protein: MSTSPVLDVAVPVYNEERELRGKIHELTAFLTAAPLPPWRVTIADNGSTDATAQLARELADEDARVRLVRVGRKGVGLALKTAWAASPAPYVACMDLDLSTDLRHVPEAWTLLEQGTADLVNGSRLLPGARVVGRSLLRGFTSRAFNAVLKTALGVRFTDGMCGFQFMKKEVFTLLTARGLANDGWFFSAELLVRAEWNQMHLREIPVSWTDDKESKVKVIPLACHYLRAIAVLAWEKRLRKTIRNRPERI
- a CDS encoding FAD-dependent oxidoreductase — its product is MNAPETTDVLIIGGGFYGCCLALLLADRHTKVTILERAPDLMTRASALNQARVHAGFHYPRNFLTACRSLINFPRFTLEFRKAIVDDFTKLYAVARHGSKVTARRFFRMYTDMKAQIRPAAPRYAALFDPDFIEALFEVREYAFDCDILRELLRDRLNSAGVRVLYGYDVRAVIANKPEGSGLVCLDEAGAAYAAPAVFNCTYTRLNHLLRASGLPLLALKHELTEICLVEVPEALHGLGVTIMDGPFFSVMPYPSAGLHSLTHVRYTPHQKWLDGERDADPYSLADSPPPSNFIHMRNDALRYLPALRGVRHVRSLFEIKTVLLRNEDDDGRPILFRTDYGLPGLSVVLGSKIDNIYDVLAMVKEMRQAARPAG
- a CDS encoding DNA polymerase III subunit delta', with amino-acid sequence MNASLLPAVADPAFDRLKAVLDRLGQAPPQVLLLEGGSEEQRLDLARYWAARCNCPQAAHAENGAPCLACPVCLQIASGEYLDLAAYDGRISNREDEENPGLVRAFNMQRVRELKSRLRDAPHGQGRRVVLLMGLSLNRDEAANALLKALEEPSPTTVFVLLAPQREQLLPTLVSRSFCLTLPWPDSRARDTALAPWEEALVVFLRDGQGFLDKVSARGAMDAALAGRLLLAGQKSLSRVLADEAESPLDMLLADLDARGRAVCCRWLAEAQDMLQYGVTPARVLEALAARLFVLRRDAVPRNR